One genomic window of Halogeometricum rufum includes the following:
- a CDS encoding COG1361 family protein yields MNAARLLALVVAVSLLVPVGAVGGVPAVRLTVSDAVVAPATPVVGEQVTVTVTVANSVGSESAVSVDQLRLTDGDREVARATRVGALSPGDAVTVPLAASFAEAGPRVLTLSVVGTDANDRTVRVDRPVPVVVESAPPLVELAVAEAAVESESRLAVSLSNPTTAPMRNLVVAVNESLGQAVESRRTLPTLAAGETATLNLSVVPDEPGVRTASVDVTYTTASGVARTTTFARSVAVDPFVDDVGLAVVPVRPDEAADDATGGLGGLLGGLGGVAGVGGGGAVTTGGDGAADDPLPIRYEVTATNFGTVPVDSLVLAPTTENETLPRVRLPESLAPGESATATLDLSAVRAPATVTLDATYRAGVRAGETNATFRHTPAVADVRLTDLDVLRDGDAEGRVTVSGNVANLGDADLTGVVVAGVATDDVRPVYPHRDYFVGSLGGSDFAPFELTAAVNESAAAVPVRVTYRVDGERVERTVRVPLSDDDAEANGPLAASFGGGPVGDGAVGAVAGGTGGALFALVAGVLAVGLLGAGALRRGPVRGWIQRRRGSGDSGSSRRDDAEASRRDDAVTTRPDAFGPGRSEP; encoded by the coding sequence CCTCGTCGTGGCCGTCTCGCTTCTCGTCCCGGTCGGCGCCGTCGGCGGCGTTCCCGCGGTTCGTCTCACCGTCTCCGACGCCGTCGTCGCCCCGGCCACGCCCGTCGTGGGCGAACAGGTCACGGTGACGGTCACCGTCGCCAACTCCGTCGGGAGCGAGTCCGCCGTCAGCGTCGACCAACTCCGACTGACCGACGGCGACCGGGAAGTCGCCCGCGCGACGCGCGTCGGGGCGCTTTCGCCGGGCGACGCCGTGACCGTCCCCCTCGCCGCGTCGTTCGCCGAGGCGGGACCGCGGGTGCTCACGCTCTCGGTCGTCGGTACCGACGCGAACGACCGGACCGTGCGCGTGGACCGCCCCGTACCCGTGGTCGTCGAGTCCGCCCCGCCACTCGTCGAACTCGCCGTCGCCGAGGCGGCCGTCGAGAGCGAGTCGCGCCTCGCCGTCTCCCTGTCGAACCCGACGACCGCGCCGATGCGAAACCTCGTCGTCGCGGTCAACGAGTCGCTCGGGCAGGCCGTCGAGAGTCGGCGGACGCTCCCGACCCTCGCGGCCGGCGAGACGGCGACGCTGAACCTCTCGGTCGTCCCCGACGAACCGGGCGTCCGGACCGCGAGCGTGGACGTGACCTACACCACCGCTTCCGGCGTCGCCCGGACGACGACGTTCGCCCGGTCCGTCGCCGTCGACCCGTTCGTCGACGACGTGGGTCTGGCCGTCGTCCCCGTCCGACCCGACGAGGCGGCCGACGACGCGACCGGCGGACTGGGCGGCCTCCTCGGCGGACTGGGCGGCGTCGCCGGCGTCGGCGGCGGCGGCGCGGTCACCACCGGCGGCGACGGCGCCGCGGACGACCCGCTCCCGATCCGCTACGAGGTGACGGCGACCAACTTCGGCACCGTGCCCGTCGACAGCCTCGTCCTCGCGCCGACGACCGAGAACGAGACGCTCCCCAGAGTTCGCCTCCCCGAGTCGCTCGCGCCCGGCGAGTCGGCGACGGCGACGCTCGACCTCTCGGCCGTCCGCGCGCCCGCCACCGTGACGTTGGACGCGACGTACCGCGCGGGGGTCCGGGCGGGCGAGACGAACGCGACGTTCCGACACACGCCCGCCGTCGCAGACGTGCGACTCACCGACCTCGACGTGCTCCGAGACGGGGACGCCGAGGGTCGCGTGACCGTCTCGGGCAACGTGGCGAACCTCGGCGACGCCGACCTCACGGGCGTCGTCGTCGCCGGCGTCGCCACCGACGACGTGCGTCCGGTCTACCCGCACCGCGACTACTTCGTCGGGTCGCTCGGCGGGAGCGACTTCGCGCCGTTCGAACTCACCGCCGCGGTCAACGAGTCCGCGGCCGCGGTTCCGGTGCGAGTGACGTACCGCGTCGACGGCGAACGCGTCGAACGCACCGTTCGCGTCCCGCTCTCGGACGACGACGCCGAAGCGAACGGACCGCTCGCCGCGTCGTTCGGCGGCGGGCCGGTCGGAGACGGGGCGGTCGGTGCCGTCGCGGGCGGCACCGGCGGTGCCCTGTTCGCACTCGTCGCGGGCGTCCTCGCGGTCGGTCTCCTCGGGGCCGGTGCCCTCCGCAGGGGACCGGTTCGGGGATGGATACAGCGTCGCCGCGGGAGCGGCGATTCGGGGTCGTCCCGACGCGACGACGCCGAGGCAAGTCGGCGTGACGACGCGGTGACGACTCGACCCGACGCGTTCGGACCGGGGCGGAGCGAGCCGTGA